A portion of the Brassica napus cultivar Da-Ae unplaced genomic scaffold, Da-Ae ScsIHWf_1215;HRSCAF=1739, whole genome shotgun sequence genome contains these proteins:
- the LOC125596441 gene encoding uncharacterized protein LOC125596441, with protein sequence MGTQVAAMAKLFTPLVNSSVGPATHVVTTTPNTNGTKHFSGSTDPIVADEWRSRLVRNFSSTRCPEDYKRDIAVHFMEGDAHYWWLAVDKRTNGSVQNAWDRLEGRFLDLTQGSRAIREYEEEFNRLRRFFGRELEDETVQVRRFIRGLRQELRIHCSIHTFSTVRELVERVALLESNLAEEAKLKTKSPSVLT encoded by the exons atggggactcaggtggcggctatggccAAACTGTTCACGCCATTAGTGAACTCCTCAGTTGGCCCAGCTACACATGTGGTCACGACCACgcccaacaccaatg GGACGAAGCATTTCTCAGGTAGCACCGATCCCattgtggcagacgagtggaggagtaggctagtCCGAAACTTCAGCTCTACTCGCTGTCCCGAGGATTACAagagagacattgcggttcacttcatGGAAGGGGATGCACATTATTGGTGGCTGGCtgtggacaagcgcaccaatggaagtGTCCAGA ACGCTTGGGACCGTCTGGAAGGTAGATTCCTCGACCTTACCCAAGGCAGCAGGGCCATACGAGAGTACGAAgaggagttcaaccgactcCGACGGTTTTTTGGGAGGGAACTCGAGGACGAGACAGTCCAGGTTCGTCGGTTCATTCGAGGCCTAAGGCAAGAGCTGAGAATCCACTGCTCGATCCACACCTTCAGCACCGTTAGAGAGCTAGTTGAACGAGTAGCTcttttggagtctaacttggccgaAGAAGCCAAGCTTAAGACAAAGTCGCCGTCCGTCCTGACGTGA